CGCTATCCGACAGACTGAGGAGGCTGCGCAAAATTGGCCTGCACGAAATCGATGAAGGTGCGCAGCGGCGCAGGCAAATGACGCCGGCCCGCATAGTATAAAAACGGGCCGGGAAAAGGCATCGCCCACTCTTCCAGCACGGGCTGCAGCTGGCCCGCATCGATATACGGCTGCAGCCACTCTTCAAACAGATACACGAGGCCATGGCCGGCGACGGCCATGCTGACCGCAAAATCGGCCGCCGTCGGCGTGACGATCACGGGGCCGTCCGGCTCCACGCTCACTTTTTGCCCGTCCCGCTCGAACTCCCATGGTGGCACCGCGCCACTGAGGAATTTGCCCAGCAGGCAGGCGTGCTGCAGCAGGTCGCGCGGATGCGCGGGCACGCCGCGCTGCGCCAGGTAGGACGGCGCGCCCGCCACCGCGAAGCGCTGCGTGCGCGGGCCGATGGGGATGGCGATCATGTCCTGCTCCAGCCGCTCGCCATAACGGATGCCCGCGTCGCAGCCACTGGCGACGACATCGACAAAATTATTATCGACCACCAGCTCGACCCTGATCTGCGGATAGGCGCGCAGGAACTGGTCGACCATGGGCTGCAAAAAGAAGCGCGCCGCGTTGACCGGCACGTTCAGGCGCAAGATGCCGCGCGGGCTGTCGCGCAAGTCGTTCAGCACATCGAGCGCGCTGCTCACTTCCTCAAGCGCCGGGCGCA
Above is a genomic segment from Janthinobacterium sp. 64 containing:
- a CDS encoding LysR family transcriptional regulator, which translates into the protein MHADNPSMADLSAFALVARHQGFRQAARASGQSASAMSEALRRLEQQLGIRLLERTTRSVTPTAAGALLLTRLRPALEEVSSALDVLNDLRDSPRGILRLNVPVNAARFFLQPMVDQFLRAYPQIRVELVVDNNFVDVVASGCDAGIRYGERLEQDMIAIPIGPRTQRFAVAGAPSYLAQRGVPAHPRDLLQHACLLGKFLSGAVPPWEFERDGQKVSVEPDGPVIVTPTAADFAVSMAVAGHGLVYLFEEWLQPYIDAGQLQPVLEEWAMPFPGPFLYYAGRRHLPAPLRTFIDFVQANFAQPPQSVG